The Phycisphaerae bacterium sequence GCATCCACAAGACCTCGCGCCGGACGGCTGGGGGCTGCTCGCTTTCGCACAGGGTCAACAATTCGGCCACCACCGACTTACGCTCGTCGTCGGCAGCAGGTCGCCCTACATGACGAACGATCTGCCATAAGGCGTTTTTGGCGGCTCGGGCCACCTCCATTTCGCCGCTCGCCATGATCTCGGCCAGTTGCTTGACGGCGCCGGCTCCGGCCTGCGCGGCCTTGAGCACGGCGGCAGCCCGCGTTTTATCATCTTTGTCCTGGATCTTTGTGATCAGTTCGTTTGCATCCATGTTGGCATTTCCATCTTTCAAAGGTGGTAAGGATACCGTTGTGGCCGTCCCATCATGCGCCTGGCCTGCTCATCGCCGACGATTTCCTGCCGAGCTTGGTCCCAGTGAATCTTCCGGCCGAGGATAAAGGCCAGATTCCCGAGATTGCACAGATTGGCCACGCCGACGGCCGCCTCGATATTCATGATGGTTTTCCTGCCGGTCGTGATGCCTTCGAACCAGTCTTCGTAGTGGCCAGGGCTCTTGGGGACGTCCTTGGCACCGGCAGGCGGGACCCATTCGCGGGCCTTTCGCTCCGCCCAAGTACCCCCGTCACCACCCCAGTGGGTGAAGGTGCCTTTGGTGCCGTGATACACCGCGCCATAGCCGGGCCGCGTGATTTGAGGTTCATCCGGGCGTCGTTCTTCAGCCTTGGGGGCGTTGTCCGGATGCTGGCTCCAGATCAATGTCCAGTCAGGGTTCTTGAACGTGTAGATGACCTCCATTTCGACAGCGGCGTCCCACAAGCCCTTGGTTGGCCGCGTGCCGGTCGCTTCGACCGTCACCGGGCCGGTGCCATCAGCTCCCATCCACCACATGGCGCAGCTCATGACGTGGGCCCCGCGGTCGCGGATTTGGCCGCCGCCCGATTCCATGATCCAGCGGAACGCGCCCGGGCAGTATTTCCGGTTATATGGTCGCCAGCGCATCGGGCCCAGCCACAGGTCCCAGTCGAGTTCAGGCGGCGGCTCGCTGTCGGGAACGGGATTGTCATCGGACGGTGACGGGTAGTGGAAACACCAGACCCTGTCGATGCGACCGATGTTGTCGTTCACCAGGTACCGATGAGCAAGGTATGCTTCGTGCTCGGAGCGACCCTGTGAACCAACCTGCACGGAGATTCTGTTTTCGCGGGCGGCCCGGACCATTGCCTTGCCTTCTTCAATGGTGCAGCAAGCGGGCTTCTCGACGTACACGTGCTTGCCGCATTCGGCCGCGTGAACCGTCTGCACCGCATGCCAGTGGTCGGGCGTTGCGATGACGACCACGTCGATGTCCTTGCGCTCCAGGATGTAGCGATAATCGCGGTAGACATCGGCCTGCGGCCCGGCGTTCCGGGATGCCTCGGCTAGGCGGCTCTCGTCCACATCGCAGACGGCGACGACATTGACCTGCCCCCTTTTCATTCTTTCGACCATGTTTCGCAGGTGGTAGGTGCCCATGCCACCGACGCCGATGTGCCCGACGGTCAGGCGATCGTTCGCACCCGGACGGCCGGCGGCCGCGAGCGCGCGATGGGAGACGAGATACGGAAGCCCCAGGATGCCGCCAGTCAGCATGCCGCTCGCCTTCAGGAGAGTGCGACGACCGATCCTGGCTGAACGATTCATGAGGCAAGCTCCTTTCCCGACCGCGAGGTCGGACCCGTTCGAAACGCACGGCGAAACCCGG is a genomic window containing:
- a CDS encoding Gfo/Idh/MocA family oxidoreductase; protein product: MNRSARIGRRTLLKASGMLTGGILGLPYLVSHRALAAAGRPGANDRLTVGHIGVGGMGTYHLRNMVERMKRGQVNVVAVCDVDESRLAEASRNAGPQADVYRDYRYILERKDIDVVVIATPDHWHAVQTVHAAECGKHVYVEKPACCTIEEGKAMVRAARENRISVQVGSQGRSEHEAYLAHRYLVNDNIGRIDRVWCFHYPSPSDDNPVPDSEPPPELDWDLWLGPMRWRPYNRKYCPGAFRWIMESGGGQIRDRGAHVMSCAMWWMGADGTGPVTVEATGTRPTKGLWDAAVEMEVIYTFKNPDWTLIWSQHPDNAPKAEERRPDEPQITRPGYGAVYHGTKGTFTHWGGDGGTWAERKAREWVPPAGAKDVPKSPGHYEDWFEGITTGRKTIMNIEAAVGVANLCNLGNLAFILGRKIHWDQARQEIVGDEQARRMMGRPQRYPYHL